GTATTGCCTTTGGGGAGTAATAGTTTCTTGCCATTTGTATAAATATCTTTAGCAAGAATCATGCCTTCTTTAATCATAGAAAAAGGCACCTCCTGCACACTTTCTTCATCATCTTTCTTACCTTCCACTATTTCTATAAGATGATTGACCGCCTCAGGGTCCAAATCTATGCCCCGCTCTTTTTTTAGTTCTATGACAGCAGTTTTTTTATCGTGGAGTCTGAAAATATTATCAAATCTATTGGCAGCAGATATTATCCTTGAACCAACAGGTATCTCTTCTCCTCTAAGTCTGTCAGGATACCCCCTGCCTGACCACCCTTCATGATGGCTCCTTATTATAAGTCCAATCTGTTTTAAATCAGGTAATTCCCCAATCGCATCCTGCCCTGCAATAGGATGCTGTCTGAAAAGACTTATCTCTACATCACTCATGGAATCTTCATCTTTTTTGAGAATCTCTTTAGGTACACCTATAATCCCGATATCATGTAAAAGGGCGGCAGATTCAATAAATTCAATTTCCCTGCTATCCAGCCCCATCTTCACTGCAATCTCTCTGGAAAGTTTCGCAACCCTTTTTGAATGTCCGCTAAGGTGCGGGTCATAAAGTTCCATTAAATCTACACAGATTCTTATAAATGCAAAAAAACTCTCCCTTAACTGCCTTGTCCTGTCTTCAACCTTTCGTTCAAGCGATTCGTTTAATTCTTTAAGTTCTTTGTTTTGTTTTTCTGTCAATTCAAAAAGCCGCGCATTCTCTTTCTTAAGTTCACACTGTTCAATAAGGTCTCTTACTGTAAGTTTTAAGGCATTGTCATCCCATGGTTTTGTAATATACCTATGCACCCCACTGACATTTATGGCAGAAACTGTTGCATCCATGTTCGCATACCCTGTAAGCATGATTCTTATTGTATCAGGCGAAATCTCTTTGACCTTTGCCAGAAAATCAACGCCCTCCATCTCTGGCATCCTGTGGTCGGAGATCACAAGGCTTATCTTGTTTTTTCCAAAGAGGGCGAGCCCATCTCTTGCATTATTTGCCTTGAGCATATTGTATCCCTCTTTCCTGAAGAGCCTGTAAAGTGATGAGAGTATATTCTCCCCATCATCAACAAACAGTATTATATGTTCTTTGGGATTAAGCATGGTTTACCTCTCCAAATGGCAGTCTGATTATAAACTTTGTCCCCTTGTCTGCCTCACTTTCCACATCTATTGTTCCGCCGTGTTTTTCTATGATGCTGTATGCTATTGCAAGCCCAAGCCCTGTGCCCATACCAACAGGCTTAGTTGTAAAAAACGGGTCAAATATCTTTGTCTTTACATCTTCTGACATACCTGCGCCTGTATCCAGTATTTCAATAACAACCCACCCATTATTAGTTGTCATAAACCCTTCAGCATATGTCTTTATTTTAATCTCACCCTTTGTTGGTATTGCATGGGCGGCATTTACAAGGATATTTGTAAAGACTTGATTTATCTGGTTAGGAAAACACCATATCTTATGGACATCACCATATTCTTTAGTAATATCTGCCTTGTATTTAAGTTCAT
This genomic interval from Deltaproteobacteria bacterium contains the following:
- a CDS encoding response regulator; translation: MLNPKEHIILFVDDGENILSSLYRLFRKEGYNMLKANNARDGLALFGKNKISLVISDHRMPEMEGVDFLAKVKEISPDTIRIMLTGYANMDATVSAINVSGVHRYITKPWDDNALKLTVRDLIEQCELKKENARLFELTEKQNKELKELNESLERKVEDRTRQLRESFFAFIRICVDLMELYDPHLSGHSKRVAKLSREIAVKMGLDSREIEFIESAALLHDIGIIGVPKEILKKDEDSMSDVEISLFRQHPIAGQDAIGELPDLKQIGLIIRSHHEGWSGRGYPDRLRGEEIPVGSRIISAANRFDNIFRLHDKKTAVIELKKERGIDLDPEAVNHLIEIVEGKKDDEESVQEVPFSMIKEGMILAKDIYTNGKKLLLPKGNTLTGIMVERLKNFHRIDPIVDWVYILRDK